One segment of Theobroma cacao cultivar B97-61/B2 chromosome 9, Criollo_cocoa_genome_V2, whole genome shotgun sequence DNA contains the following:
- the LOC18590838 gene encoding protein FAR1-RELATED SEQUENCE 3 isoform X2 — translation MDVHVIDAEEGLGHRGMSDDGDAEPNEGGEANNAENSLAHDEDGISEPYVAMEFNAEDAAKTYYDEYARRMGFSSKAGQLTRSKIDGTIVSREFVCGREGLKRRSADSCDALLRIELKGDKWVVTKFVKEHSHSMVSPSKVHYLRPRRHFAGAAKTIADSYQGVGIVPSGVMYVSMDGNRASMDANNRGLRNTPPAEANRSVKNIGTPNYAVRPVNRKRTLGRDAQNLLDYFKKMQAENPGFFYAIQLDDDNRMANVFWADARSRTAYMHFGDAVTLDTSYRVNQYRVPFAPFTGVNHHGQTILFGCALLLDDSEASFVWLFKTFLTAMNDRQPVSLITDLDRAIQTAVSQVFPGVRHCINKWHVLREGPEKLAHVCHVHPNFQVELYNCINLTETIEEFELSWSSILEKYDLRGHDWLQSLYNSRAQWVPVYFRDSFFAAISPNQGFDGSFFDGYVNQQTTIPMFFRQYERAIENWFEKEIEADFDTICTTPVLRTPSPMEKQAANLFTRKIFTKFQEELVETFVYTANRIEGDAAISTFRVAKFEDDNKAYIVTLNYPEMRANCSCQMFEYSGILCRHVLTVFTVTNVLTLPSHYILKRWTRNAKSVVATDERSSELLAQESLTVRYNSLCREAIKYAEEGAIATETYNVAMGTLKEGGKKISVVKKNVAKVAPPSSVASGAAYDDRKSSTSAPDTAPLLWPRQDEITRRFNLNDTGAPAQSVSDLNLPRMAPVSLHRDDGHPDNMPVLPCLKSMTWVMENKNSTPGNRVAVINLKLQDYSKNPSAEMEVKFQLSRVTLEPMLRSMAYISEQLSTPANRVAVINLKLQDTETTTGESEVKFQVSRDTLGAMLRSMAYIREQLSNVTEPQAEPLLKKHRK, via the exons TTTAGCTCTAAAGCCGGTCAGCTTACCCGTTCCAAAATAGATGGGACAATAGTTTCTAGGGAGTTTGTCTGTGGCAGAGAGGGTTTGAAAAGAAGGTCTGCTGACAGTTGTGATGCATTGCTTAGGATAGAGTTAAAGGGAGATAAGTGGGTCGTTACAAAGTTTGTGAAGGAGCATAGCCATTCAATGGTGAGTCCTAGCAAAGTGCATTACCTTCGTCCCCGCAGGCATTTTGCTGGTGCTGCAAAGACCATAGCTGATAGTTACCAAGGAGTGGGAATTGTACCAAGTGGTGTGATGTATGTTTCTATGGATGGAAATCGTGCCTCCATGGATGCAAATAATCGTGGCCTTAGGAACACTCCTCCGGCAGAAGCAAACCGCTCAGTTAAGAACATTGGAACACCAAATTATGCTGTTAGGCCAGTTAACAGAAAGAGAACACTGGGGAGGGATGCTCAAAATCTGCTTGATTATTTCAAGAAAATGCAGGCTGAGAACCCTGGTTTCTTTTATGCAATACAGCTGGATGATGATAATCGCATGGCTAATGTATTTTGGGCTGATGCAAGGTCAAGGACAGCCTACATGCATTTCGGTGATGCTGTGACACTGGACACAAGTTACAGAGTAAATCAGTATAGAGTGCCATTTGCTCCATTTACAGGTGTGAACCATCATGGTCAGACAATTTTGTTTGGTTGTGCATTACTACTAGATGATTCCGAGGCATCTTTTGTTTGGCTTTTCAAAACATTTCTTACAGCAATGAATGATCGTCAGCCTGTCTCTTTAATCACTGATCTAGACAGAGCTATACAGACAGCAGTGTCTCAGGTGTTTCCAGGTGTTCGACACTGTATTAATAAGTGGCATGTTTTAAGAGAAGGCCCGGAGAAGTTGGCTCATGTTTGTCATGTGCATCCTAATTTTCAGGTGGAACTGTATAATTGCATAAATTTGACTGAAACTATTGAGGAGTTTGAATTATCTTGGAGTTCCATTCTCGAAAAGTATGATCTGAGGGGACATGATTGGCTTCAGTCATTATATAATTCCCGTGCACAATGGGTCCCTGTTTATTTTAGGGATTCCTTTTTTGCCGCAATatctcccaatcaaggatttgatGGCTCTTTTTTCGATGGTTATGTGAATCAACAGACCACCATACCTATGTTCTTTCGGCAGTATGAACGAGCAATAGAAAATTGGTTTGAAAAGGAGATCGAAGCAGATTTTGACACAATTTGCACCACACCAGTCCTGCGGACACCTTCACCTATGGAGAAACAGGCAGCAAATCTATTTACACGGAAAATATtcacaaaatttcaagaagaacTAGTTGAAACTTTTGTTTACACTGCTAATAGAATTGAAGGTGATGCAGCTATCAGCACGTTTAGAGTTGCAAAGTTTGAGGATGACAACAAAGCCTACATAGTTACATTAAACTACCCAGAAATGAGAGCTAATTGTAGCTGTCAAATGTTTGAGTATTCAGGCATCCTCTGTAGACATGTTTTGACTGTGTTCACTGTGACAAATGTACTTACACTACCATCTCATTACATCTTGAAACGATGGACAAGAAATGCAAAGTCTGTGGTTGCAACAGATGAACGTAGTAGTGAACTGCTGGCCCAAGAGTCCTTGACAGTTCGGTATAATAGTTTATGTAGGGAAGCAATCAAGTATGCAGAAGAAGGGGCAATAGCTACAGAGACTTATAATGTTGCAATGGGTACTCTTAAGGAAGGTGGGAAGAAGATTTCTGTTGTGAAGAAAAACGTTGCAAAAGTTGCACCTCCCAGCTCAGTTGCCAGTGGGGCTGCCTATGATGACAGAAAGAGCTCAACATCAGCTCCAGATACAGCACCTTTGCTATGGCCACGGCAAGATGAAATTACACGGCGATTCAATCTTAATGACACTGGTGCTCCTGCTCAATCTGTTTCAGATTTGAATCTTCCACGTATGGCACCTGTTTCCCTTCATCGAGATGATGGTCATCCTGACAACATG CCGGTTCTTCCTTGTTTGAAGTCAATGACTTGGGTAATGGAGAATAAGAATTCAACGCCTGGAAATAGAGTGGCAGTGATTAATTTGAAG TTGCAAGATTATAGCAAGAATCCATCAGCTGAAATGGAGGTGAAGTTTCAGCTCTCAAGAGTTACTTTGGAACCCATGCTGAGGTCTATGGCTTATATTAGTGAACAGCTCTCAACCCCAGCTAACAGGGTTGCCGTCATCAATTTGAAG CTTCAAGACACCGAGACTACTACAGGAGAGTCAGAGGTTAAATTTCAGGTGTCCAGGGATACATTAGGTGCCATGTTGAGATCAATGGCCTACATCCGGGAGCAGCTTTCAAATGTT ACTGAGCCACAAGCAGAGCCTTTATTAAAGAAGCATAGGAAATAA
- the LOC18590838 gene encoding protein FAR1-RELATED SEQUENCE 3 isoform X1: MDVHVIDAEEGLGHRGMSDDGDAEPNEGGEANNAENSLAHDEDGISEPYVAMEFNAEDAAKTYYDEYARRMGFSSKAGQLTRSKIDGTIVSREFVCGREGLKRRSADSCDALLRIELKGDKWVVTKFVKEHSHSMVSPSKVHYLRPRRHFAGAAKTIADSYQGVGIVPSGVMYVSMDGNRASMDANNRGLRNTPPAEANRSVKNIGTPNYAVRPVNRKRTLGRDAQNLLDYFKKMQAENPGFFYAIQLDDDNRMANVFWADARSRTAYMHFGDAVTLDTSYRVNQYRVPFAPFTGVNHHGQTILFGCALLLDDSEASFVWLFKTFLTAMNDRQPVSLITDLDRAIQTAVSQVFPGVRHCINKWHVLREGPEKLAHVCHVHPNFQVELYNCINLTETIEEFELSWSSILEKYDLRGHDWLQSLYNSRAQWVPVYFRDSFFAAISPNQGFDGSFFDGYVNQQTTIPMFFRQYERAIENWFEKEIEADFDTICTTPVLRTPSPMEKQAANLFTRKIFTKFQEELVETFVYTANRIEGDAAISTFRVAKFEDDNKAYIVTLNYPEMRANCSCQMFEYSGILCRHVLTVFTVTNVLTLPSHYILKRWTRNAKSVVATDERSSELLAQESLTVRYNSLCREAIKYAEEGAIATETYNVAMGTLKEGGKKISVVKKNVAKVAPPSSVASGAAYDDRKSSTSAPDTAPLLWPRQDEITRRFNLNDTGAPAQSVSDLNLPRMAPVSLHRDDGHPDNMPVLPCLKSMTWVMENKNSTPGNRVAVINLKLQDYSKNPSAEMEVKFQLSRVTLEPMLRSMAYISEQLSTPANRVAVINLKLQDTETTTGESEVKFQVSRDTLGAMLRSMAYIREQLSNVQTEPQAEPLLKKHRK; encoded by the exons TTTAGCTCTAAAGCCGGTCAGCTTACCCGTTCCAAAATAGATGGGACAATAGTTTCTAGGGAGTTTGTCTGTGGCAGAGAGGGTTTGAAAAGAAGGTCTGCTGACAGTTGTGATGCATTGCTTAGGATAGAGTTAAAGGGAGATAAGTGGGTCGTTACAAAGTTTGTGAAGGAGCATAGCCATTCAATGGTGAGTCCTAGCAAAGTGCATTACCTTCGTCCCCGCAGGCATTTTGCTGGTGCTGCAAAGACCATAGCTGATAGTTACCAAGGAGTGGGAATTGTACCAAGTGGTGTGATGTATGTTTCTATGGATGGAAATCGTGCCTCCATGGATGCAAATAATCGTGGCCTTAGGAACACTCCTCCGGCAGAAGCAAACCGCTCAGTTAAGAACATTGGAACACCAAATTATGCTGTTAGGCCAGTTAACAGAAAGAGAACACTGGGGAGGGATGCTCAAAATCTGCTTGATTATTTCAAGAAAATGCAGGCTGAGAACCCTGGTTTCTTTTATGCAATACAGCTGGATGATGATAATCGCATGGCTAATGTATTTTGGGCTGATGCAAGGTCAAGGACAGCCTACATGCATTTCGGTGATGCTGTGACACTGGACACAAGTTACAGAGTAAATCAGTATAGAGTGCCATTTGCTCCATTTACAGGTGTGAACCATCATGGTCAGACAATTTTGTTTGGTTGTGCATTACTACTAGATGATTCCGAGGCATCTTTTGTTTGGCTTTTCAAAACATTTCTTACAGCAATGAATGATCGTCAGCCTGTCTCTTTAATCACTGATCTAGACAGAGCTATACAGACAGCAGTGTCTCAGGTGTTTCCAGGTGTTCGACACTGTATTAATAAGTGGCATGTTTTAAGAGAAGGCCCGGAGAAGTTGGCTCATGTTTGTCATGTGCATCCTAATTTTCAGGTGGAACTGTATAATTGCATAAATTTGACTGAAACTATTGAGGAGTTTGAATTATCTTGGAGTTCCATTCTCGAAAAGTATGATCTGAGGGGACATGATTGGCTTCAGTCATTATATAATTCCCGTGCACAATGGGTCCCTGTTTATTTTAGGGATTCCTTTTTTGCCGCAATatctcccaatcaaggatttgatGGCTCTTTTTTCGATGGTTATGTGAATCAACAGACCACCATACCTATGTTCTTTCGGCAGTATGAACGAGCAATAGAAAATTGGTTTGAAAAGGAGATCGAAGCAGATTTTGACACAATTTGCACCACACCAGTCCTGCGGACACCTTCACCTATGGAGAAACAGGCAGCAAATCTATTTACACGGAAAATATtcacaaaatttcaagaagaacTAGTTGAAACTTTTGTTTACACTGCTAATAGAATTGAAGGTGATGCAGCTATCAGCACGTTTAGAGTTGCAAAGTTTGAGGATGACAACAAAGCCTACATAGTTACATTAAACTACCCAGAAATGAGAGCTAATTGTAGCTGTCAAATGTTTGAGTATTCAGGCATCCTCTGTAGACATGTTTTGACTGTGTTCACTGTGACAAATGTACTTACACTACCATCTCATTACATCTTGAAACGATGGACAAGAAATGCAAAGTCTGTGGTTGCAACAGATGAACGTAGTAGTGAACTGCTGGCCCAAGAGTCCTTGACAGTTCGGTATAATAGTTTATGTAGGGAAGCAATCAAGTATGCAGAAGAAGGGGCAATAGCTACAGAGACTTATAATGTTGCAATGGGTACTCTTAAGGAAGGTGGGAAGAAGATTTCTGTTGTGAAGAAAAACGTTGCAAAAGTTGCACCTCCCAGCTCAGTTGCCAGTGGGGCTGCCTATGATGACAGAAAGAGCTCAACATCAGCTCCAGATACAGCACCTTTGCTATGGCCACGGCAAGATGAAATTACACGGCGATTCAATCTTAATGACACTGGTGCTCCTGCTCAATCTGTTTCAGATTTGAATCTTCCACGTATGGCACCTGTTTCCCTTCATCGAGATGATGGTCATCCTGACAACATG CCGGTTCTTCCTTGTTTGAAGTCAATGACTTGGGTAATGGAGAATAAGAATTCAACGCCTGGAAATAGAGTGGCAGTGATTAATTTGAAG TTGCAAGATTATAGCAAGAATCCATCAGCTGAAATGGAGGTGAAGTTTCAGCTCTCAAGAGTTACTTTGGAACCCATGCTGAGGTCTATGGCTTATATTAGTGAACAGCTCTCAACCCCAGCTAACAGGGTTGCCGTCATCAATTTGAAG CTTCAAGACACCGAGACTACTACAGGAGAGTCAGAGGTTAAATTTCAGGTGTCCAGGGATACATTAGGTGCCATGTTGAGATCAATGGCCTACATCCGGGAGCAGCTTTCAAATGTT CAGACTGAGCCACAAGCAGAGCCTTTATTAAAGAAGCATAGGAAATAA